In Catharus ustulatus isolate bCatUst1 chromosome 30, bCatUst1.pri.v2, whole genome shotgun sequence, the DNA window tggaCAAGATGGGGGAAGATACCTGCAAAGCTCCTGGCCTCGTCGGTGGGCACAGCCCGCAGGTGCCGCAGGTCACTCTTGTTGCCCACCAGCATGATGACAATGTTGGCGTCGGCGtggtcctgcagctccttcagccagCGCTCTGCGTTCTCATACGTCAGGTACTTGGCAATGTCATAGACGAGCAGAGCTCCCACTGCCCCCCTGTAGtacctggggacagagaggggacagggtcACAGCAGGGCCCCAGGCACGGGTCACAGGTTGGGAGCAAGAAACTCACGCTGAGGTGATGGCCCGGTAGCGCTCCTGCCCGGCCGTGTCCCAGATCTGAGCCTTCACCGTCTTGTTGTCCACCTGGATGCTCCTGGTGGCAAACTCCACCCCGATGGTGCTCTTGCTCTCCAGGTTGAACTCATTGCGGGTGAAGCGTGACAGCAGGTTGCTCTTCCCCACCCCTGAGTCCCCGATGAGTACAACTGGGGGGCGTAAAGACAGTGTCAGCTCCCCCAGCCacccatcccacagcctggcagggatgggaatctCCCCATCTGCTCTCCCATCCACACCCCACCTC includes these proteins:
- the LOC117008597 gene encoding ras-related protein Rab-11A-like; amino-acid sequence: MRGKDDEYDYLFKVVLIGDSGVGKSNLLSRFTRNEFNLESKSTIGVEFATRSIQVDNKTVKAQIWDTAGQERYRAITSAYYRGAVGALLVYDIAKYLTYENAERWLKELQDHADANIVIMLVGNKSDLRHLRAVPTDEARSFAEKNGLSFLETSALDSTNVETAFHNILSEIYRIVSQRQMAGQPESEFGPSTTIEPIRVLPTQQEGRQAPCCQNI